In a single window of the Anaerotruncus rubiinfantis genome:
- a CDS encoding ABC transporter permease — translation MKRKQENPLAAPKRRGQFASICLRYKKNKMAMFGLVVFLIVVFFAVFADGFANYETDAIKQNVVERLQAPGGEHLFGTDAYGRDLFARIIFGARLSLMISLSTVTLSLVVGCLLGAVCAYYGGWLDSIVMRLVDVFLAVPMTLMAVTVVAALGTSIPNLILALTISMIPPFVRIVRSAVLQVKGSDYIEAAFAYGSKDLRIIFSHVLPNAIGPIIVQATLNLASVLLSVAALGFIGLGVPSPQPEWGTMLAESKSQMRYYPYLVMIPGIAIAVTVLAINLIGDGLRDALDPRLKN, via the coding sequence ATGAAAAGAAAACAGGAGAACCCCCTCGCCGCCCCGAAACGCAGGGGGCAGTTTGCATCGATCTGCCTGCGCTACAAAAAAAATAAGATGGCCATGTTCGGGCTGGTGGTCTTTTTGATCGTGGTCTTTTTCGCGGTTTTTGCGGACGGTTTTGCAAACTATGAGACCGATGCGATCAAACAGAATGTCGTCGAGCGCCTGCAGGCGCCGGGCGGTGAGCATCTGTTCGGGACCGACGCTTATGGGCGCGATTTATTCGCGCGCATCATTTTCGGCGCGCGGCTGTCGCTGATGATTTCGCTTTCGACCGTTACCCTGTCGCTTGTGGTCGGCTGTTTGCTCGGCGCGGTCTGCGCCTACTATGGCGGCTGGCTTGACAGCATCGTCATGCGGCTGGTGGACGTCTTTCTGGCAGTCCCGATGACCCTTATGGCGGTCACGGTGGTGGCCGCGCTCGGCACCAGCATCCCGAACCTGATCCTTGCGCTGACCATCTCGATGATCCCGCCGTTCGTGCGGATCGTGCGCTCGGCGGTGCTGCAGGTCAAAGGCTCCGACTACATAGAGGCGGCTTTCGCCTATGGTTCGAAGGATTTGCGGATTATCTTCTCGCATGTGCTGCCCAACGCCATCGGGCCCATCATCGTGCAGGCGACGCTCAACCTTGCCTCGGTGCTGCTTTCGGTGGCGGCGCTGGGTTTCATCGGGCTTGGCGTGCCGAGCCCCCAGCCGGAATGGGGAACCATGCTGGCGGAAAGCAAGTCACAGATGCGGTATTACCCCTACCTCGTCATGATCCCCGGCATCGCGATCGCGGTCACTGTCCTGGCAATCAATCTGATCGGCGACGGCCTGCGTGACGCGTTGGATCCCAGACTGAAAAATTGA
- a CDS encoding ABC transporter ATP-binding protein has protein sequence MDNLLEIKDLHVEYKTDDGHVYAVNGIDLSIAKGETLGLVGETGAGKTTTALSILRLLPDRIGSIKQGSIFFDGQDVTKLSEPQMREIRGNRISMIFQDPMTSLNPILPVGQQIEEAVLLHTNISKEERGRRVDEMLEAVGLQPSRKNEYPHQFSGGMKQRIVIAIALACSPELLLADEPTTALDVTIQAQVLHMMNELKEKLGTSMILITHDLGVVAQTCDRVAIMYAGRVVEVGTAKDIYESEEHHPYTIGLFGSIPEMNRDARRLNPIPGLMPDPMVKPAGCSFAERCAHCTERCRTEQPGAYRNGSHTISCFLYDGLWEPVTEADETTEEGDHA, from the coding sequence ATGGATAATTTACTCGAAATCAAAGATTTACATGTCGAATATAAAACCGACGACGGCCATGTTTACGCGGTCAACGGAATCGACCTTTCAATTGCCAAGGGCGAGACGCTCGGGCTGGTCGGGGAGACCGGCGCGGGCAAAACCACCACGGCGCTTTCGATTCTGCGGCTGCTGCCCGACCGGATCGGTTCGATCAAACAGGGAAGTATCTTCTTCGACGGGCAGGATGTCACAAAGCTGAGTGAGCCGCAGATGCGTGAAATCCGCGGCAACCGCATCTCGATGATCTTTCAGGATCCAATGACCTCTTTGAATCCGATCCTTCCGGTCGGCCAGCAGATAGAGGAAGCGGTGCTTCTGCACACGAATATCTCGAAAGAGGAACGCGGCCGCCGGGTTGACGAGATGCTTGAAGCGGTAGGCCTGCAGCCCTCGCGCAAGAACGAATATCCCCACCAGTTTTCCGGCGGTATGAAACAGCGGATTGTCATCGCGATCGCGCTGGCCTGCAGCCCGGAACTGCTGCTCGCGGACGAGCCGACCACCGCGCTCGATGTTACCATCCAGGCCCAGGTGCTGCACATGATGAACGAGCTCAAGGAAAAGCTTGGCACCAGCATGATCCTGATTACCCATGATCTCGGTGTGGTCGCACAGACCTGCGACCGGGTCGCGATTATGTATGCGGGCCGGGTTGTGGAGGTCGGTACAGCCAAAGACATCTATGAATCGGAGGAGCACCATCCCTATACGATCGGTCTGTTCGGTTCGATCCCGGAGATGAACCGGGATGCGCGCCGCCTTAACCCGATTCCCGGCCTGATGCCCGACCCGATGGTGAAACCGGCCGGATGCAGCTTCGCGGAACGCTGCGCCCATTGTACCGAGCGGTGCAGGACCGAGCAGCCCGGAGCCTACCGGAACGGTTCGCACACGATCAGCTGCTTCCTTTACGACGGCCTGTGGGAACCGGTCACGGAAGCGGACGAAACAACGGAGGAGGGGGATCATGCCTGA
- a CDS encoding ABC transporter ATP-binding protein, with translation MPEANTPIIETRGLVKYFRTKRGQLHAVDHVNLSIPRTKTLGVVGESGCGKSTLGRTILRLIEPTGGEILYNGENIVGYSAEQMREMRKKMQIIFQDPYASLNPRKTVSDLIADPLKVYHVPAQERRERVSQLMETVGLAERFAQAYPHELDGGRRQRIGIARALSLRPEFIVCDEPVSALDVSIQAQILNLLMDLQEQRGLTYLFITHDLSVVRHISDEILVMYLGVVVERAPSKELFANPMHPYTKELIKAIPIPDLKPEHKLVNSLRGEVSDPIEPPARCRFAPRCNYCTEKCMHANPALKDMGGGHFVACTLYHEESIKE, from the coding sequence ATGCCTGAAGCGAACACACCGATCATTGAAACACGCGGCCTTGTGAAATATTTTAGAACCAAGCGCGGCCAACTGCACGCGGTTGATCATGTCAACCTTTCGATCCCGCGCACCAAGACGCTCGGTGTCGTGGGCGAATCGGGCTGTGGTAAATCGACCCTCGGCCGCACCATTCTGCGGCTGATCGAACCGACAGGCGGCGAGATCCTCTATAACGGGGAAAATATCGTCGGCTACAGCGCCGAACAGATGCGCGAGATGCGCAAAAAGATGCAGATTATTTTTCAGGACCCGTACGCGAGCCTCAATCCGCGCAAAACGGTCAGCGACCTGATCGCGGACCCGCTCAAGGTCTACCATGTCCCCGCGCAGGAGCGGCGGGAGCGGGTATCTCAACTGATGGAGACAGTCGGGCTTGCCGAACGTTTCGCGCAGGCATATCCGCATGAACTGGACGGCGGCCGCCGCCAGCGCATCGGCATCGCACGGGCGCTTTCGCTGCGGCCCGAGTTCATCGTCTGCGACGAACCGGTTTCGGCCCTTGACGTATCGATCCAGGCGCAGATCTTAAACCTGCTGATGGATTTGCAGGAGCAGCGCGGACTCACCTATCTGTTTATCACACACGACCTTTCGGTCGTGCGGCACATTTCAGATGAGATTCTGGTCATGTATCTTGGCGTGGTGGTCGAACGAGCGCCTTCGAAGGAGCTCTTCGCAAATCCGATGCACCCTTACACCAAGGAACTCATCAAGGCGATCCCGATTCCGGATCTGAAGCCGGAGCACAAGCTGGTAAATTCCCTGCGCGGCGAGGTTTCCGACCCGATCGAACCGCCAGCACGCTGCCGGTTCGCACCGCGCTGCAATTACTGCACCGAAAAGTGCATGCACGCGAATCCCGCGCTCAAAGACATGGGCGGCGGACATTTTGTCGCATGCACCTTGTACCATGAGGAATCGATCAAGGAATAA
- the spoVAC gene encoding stage V sporulation protein AC: MNMTPEEYDKLAKKASPPSPFLKNVSMAFLFGGLICMLGQVFVMIYQNAGLDKEVAATAASVSLVFLSVLLTGLNIYDDIAKIAGAGTLVPITGFANSMACAAMEFKSEGLILGLGAKMFIIAGPVIVYGTSASIIYGLIIYLFGLY; encoded by the coding sequence ATGAATATGACGCCTGAAGAATATGACAAGCTGGCAAAAAAAGCTTCCCCGCCCTCGCCGTTTCTCAAAAACGTTTCGATGGCGTTTCTCTTCGGCGGGCTCATCTGCATGCTGGGTCAGGTTTTCGTGATGATCTACCAGAACGCCGGCCTTGACAAGGAAGTCGCCGCGACCGCCGCTTCAGTGAGCCTTGTATTTCTTTCAGTCCTGCTGACTGGCCTCAATATTTACGACGATATCGCAAAAATTGCCGGCGCCGGCACCCTGGTGCCGATCACCGGTTTTGCAAATTCGATGGCCTGTGCCGCAATGGAATTCAAAAGCGAAGGCCTGATCCTTGGGCTTGGCGCCAAAATGTTTATCATTGCCGGGCCGGTCATCGTCTACGGCACCTCGGCAAGCATCATTTACGGACTCATTATCTACCTGTTCGGACTGTATTAA
- a CDS encoding adenylosuccinate synthase — MSAKVVVGVQWGDEGKGKIIDILASRAEVVVRSQGGNNAGHTVENNGEVYKLQLIPSGILYPNTLCLLGSGVVINPKGILGEIDGLTARGICCDNLRIDPRAHIIMPWHLEIDGLSEKMRGKSEIGTTKKGIGPCYMDKAERSGLRIYDLVHPEVFAEKARLAGEIKNRLLTDFYKAQPLDLDAIIAEYTEYGKRLRQYVADVSVLAYNAIREGREVLFEGAQGTLLDIDYGTYPFVTSSHPISGGVCVGSGIGPTLIDEVYGAAKAYTTRVGAGPFPTELFDEMGDTIRNLGHEFGTVTGRPRRCGWFDSVIMRHSVRVNGLTALAINKIDTLSNLGSLKVCVAYKKADGTITRDFPPTIEELAECEPVYEEIEGFSGDLENCRSYDELPDSCKRYIEKLEELCECPIKMVGVGPARDQNLER, encoded by the coding sequence ATGTCTGCTAAAGTAGTCGTCGGTGTCCAGTGGGGGGACGAGGGAAAAGGAAAGATCATCGATATCCTGGCTTCCCGCGCCGAAGTGGTGGTCCGCTCACAGGGCGGCAATAACGCCGGCCATACGGTGGAGAATAACGGCGAGGTTTATAAGCTCCAGCTTATCCCGTCCGGCATCCTTTACCCCAATACGCTGTGCCTTCTGGGCAGCGGCGTCGTCATCAATCCCAAAGGCATCCTTGGGGAGATCGATGGGCTCACTGCCCGCGGCATCTGCTGCGACAACCTGCGGATCGACCCGCGCGCGCACATTATCATGCCGTGGCATCTGGAGATTGACGGCCTGAGCGAAAAAATGCGCGGCAAATCCGAAATCGGCACCACAAAAAAGGGCATCGGCCCCTGTTATATGGATAAGGCGGAACGTTCCGGCCTGCGCATCTACGACCTGGTGCATCCCGAAGTGTTTGCGGAGAAAGCCCGTCTGGCCGGTGAAATCAAAAACCGCCTCCTGACCGATTTCTATAAAGCGCAGCCGCTTGACCTCGACGCGATCATTGCGGAATATACCGAATACGGAAAACGCCTCAGACAATATGTGGCCGATGTTTCGGTGCTTGCCTACAACGCGATCCGGGAGGGGCGGGAAGTGCTCTTTGAAGGCGCGCAGGGAACCCTTTTGGACATCGATTACGGCACCTATCCGTTCGTCACCAGCTCCCACCCGATTTCGGGCGGCGTCTGCGTGGGCAGCGGCATCGGCCCCACCCTGATCGATGAGGTTTATGGCGCGGCAAAGGCCTACACCACCCGTGTCGGCGCGGGTCCGTTCCCGACCGAACTGTTCGACGAGATGGGGGACACCATCCGCAACCTTGGCCATGAATTCGGCACCGTGACCGGCCGTCCGCGCCGCTGCGGCTGGTTCGATTCGGTTATCATGCGCCATTCGGTCCGTGTGAACGGCCTCACAGCGCTCGCAATCAACAAGATCGATACCCTCTCGAACCTTGGCAGCCTCAAGGTCTGCGTCGCCTACAAAAAGGCGGACGGCACCATCACCCGTGATTTTCCGCCGACGATCGAAGAACTGGCAGAATGTGAGCCGGTTTATGAAGAGATCGAAGGCTTCTCGGGCGATTTGGAGAACTGCAGGAGCTATGATGAACTTCCCGATTCCTGCAAGCGTTATATTGAGAAACTGGAGGAGCTCTGCGAATGCCCGATCAAGATGGTTGGCGTTGGCCCGGCCCGCGACCAGAATCTTGAACGCTGA
- a CDS encoding pyridoxamine 5'-phosphate oxidase family protein → MMRDPDKSIGNLIDKQKTAYLSSVDEQGFPNTKAMLAPRLREGIKTFYFTTNTSSRRTAHFRENPKACIYFCDRRFFRGVMLRGTVEVLEDPAAKELIWRDGDTLYYPGGVTDPDYCVLRFTAYDGRYYANFHSEDFQIGE, encoded by the coding sequence ATGATGCGGGACCCGGATAAGAGCATCGGCAACCTGATCGATAAGCAGAAAACCGCTTATCTTTCCTCGGTGGATGAACAGGGTTTTCCAAACACCAAGGCGATGCTTGCACCGCGTCTGCGCGAGGGGATCAAAACCTTTTATTTCACCACCAACACCTCCTCCCGCCGGACGGCACATTTCCGGGAAAACCCAAAAGCCTGCATCTATTTCTGCGACCGGCGCTTTTTCCGCGGCGTGATGCTGCGGGGCACGGTGGAAGTGCTGGAGGACCCCGCCGCGAAGGAGCTCATCTGGCGGGATGGAGACACCCTCTACTATCCCGGCGGCGTGACCGATCCGGATTACTGCGTCCTGCGGTTCACCGCTTATGACGGACGGTATTACGCGAATTTCCATTCGGAGGACTTCCAGATCGGGGAATGA
- a CDS encoding MetQ/NlpA family ABC transporter substrate-binding protein, with product MNYLKKSLALVFALALCLSAAACGGSDAPASSAAPAASAPASSEATDGSSALAETITLTVGASPAPHAEILEQVKPLLEAEGIQLEIKEFTDYVMPNKVLDAGEIDANYFQHKPYLDNFNAENGTDLAAAAFIHFEPLGVYPGKTASLDALPDGGVVAVPNDPSNEARALQLLEKLGLIKLKEGVGLNATKLDIIENAKNLDIQEIEAAQLPRLLPDVDIAVVNGNYAVEAGIADTVLDAEDKESEAAQEFANIIAVRAGDESRPEIQKLIEALQSDTIRDYITNTYGGVVIPVF from the coding sequence ATGAACTATTTAAAAAAATCTCTGGCACTTGTTTTTGCGCTGGCTCTCTGCCTGAGCGCCGCCGCCTGCGGCGGCAGCGACGCGCCCGCTTCTTCCGCAGCTCCGGCGGCGTCCGCCCCGGCTTCCTCTGAGGCGACAGACGGGTCCTCCGCGCTCGCCGAGACCATCACTCTTACGGTTGGCGCGTCTCCGGCTCCGCATGCGGAAATCCTTGAGCAGGTGAAACCGCTGCTCGAAGCCGAAGGCATCCAGCTCGAAATCAAGGAATTCACCGATTACGTCATGCCCAACAAGGTCCTTGACGCGGGCGAAATCGACGCAAACTACTTCCAGCACAAACCCTATCTCGACAACTTTAACGCCGAAAACGGCACCGATCTCGCTGCCGCGGCCTTCATCCATTTTGAACCGCTCGGCGTCTACCCCGGCAAGACCGCTTCTCTCGACGCCCTGCCTGACGGCGGCGTGGTGGCCGTCCCGAACGACCCCTCCAATGAAGCCCGCGCCCTGCAGCTGCTCGAAAAGCTCGGCCTCATCAAGCTCAAGGAAGGCGTTGGCCTGAATGCCACCAAGCTCGACATCATCGAGAACGCAAAGAACCTTGACATCCAGGAAATTGAAGCCGCACAGCTCCCCCGCCTGCTGCCTGACGTCGATATCGCGGTCGTGAACGGCAACTACGCGGTCGAAGCAGGCATTGCCGACACTGTACTGGACGCGGAGGATAAAGAATCCGAAGCGGCGCAGGAATTCGCGAATATCATCGCGGTGCGCGCAGGAGACGAAAGCCGTCCGGAAATCCAGAAACTGATCGAAGCGCTCCAGAGCGACACCATCCGCGACTACATCACAAACACCTACGGCGGCGTTGTGATTCCTGTATTCTAA
- a CDS encoding methionine ABC transporter permease, producing the protein MMEMLKELAPMLWEGTVDTLYMTVLSTFFAYLLGLPMGVLLSITDKGGILENRPFNTVFGWIINILRSFPFVILMIAIVPFTRLIAGKIYGPTAAVVPLVIAAAPFVARLVESSLAEIDAGVIEAAKCMGATTGQIILRVMLTESVPSLVRGLSITTITLIGYSAMAGAVGAGGLGDIAIRYGLHRYETDVMMITIVLLIVIVCLIQLIFDHTANHIDKRNR; encoded by the coding sequence ATGATGGAGATGTTAAAAGAGCTTGCCCCCATGCTTTGGGAAGGCACGGTCGACACCCTTTATATGACGGTGCTTTCCACCTTCTTTGCTTATCTGCTCGGCCTGCCGATGGGCGTGCTGCTTTCGATCACCGACAAGGGCGGCATCCTGGAAAACCGCCCGTTCAATACCGTTTTTGGCTGGATCATCAACATCCTGCGTTCCTTCCCGTTCGTGATCCTGATGATTGCGATCGTACCTTTCACCCGGCTCATCGCGGGAAAAATCTACGGGCCGACCGCCGCGGTCGTCCCGCTGGTCATCGCCGCCGCGCCGTTTGTCGCGCGGCTGGTGGAATCCTCGCTCGCTGAGATCGACGCCGGCGTGATCGAGGCCGCCAAATGCATGGGCGCGACCACCGGCCAGATTATCCTGCGGGTCATGCTGACCGAATCGGTTCCGTCGCTGGTGCGTGGGCTTTCGATCACCACCATCACCCTGATCGGCTATTCCGCCATGGCCGGCGCGGTCGGCGCCGGGGGACTGGGCGACATCGCCATCCGCTACGGCCTGCACCGCTACGAGACCGATGTGATGATGATTACCATCGTTCTGCTCATCGTGATCGTCTGTCTCATCCAGCTCATCTTCGACCATACGGCCAACCACATCGACAAACGAAACCGCTGA
- a CDS encoding methionine ABC transporter ATP-binding protein yields MIEIKHLCKRFHDKSGEVVALNDVNLTIEKGDIFGIIGMSGAGKSTLLRCLSTLETPTSGTVELDGVNLSSLAGRQLIETRRKMGVVFQGYNLLMQRTVAQNVAFPLELAGADKAAIKKRVAELLDLVGLGDKAGSYPSQLSGGQKQRVAIARALATSPEVLFCDEPTSALDSLTTKAVLELLKDINQKMSVTIVIITHEISVVKSICNKVAVIDAANFVEWGGTREIFEAPKSDITKLLLGYEVIS; encoded by the coding sequence GTGATCGAAATCAAGCATCTGTGTAAAAGGTTCCATGACAAATCCGGTGAGGTCGTCGCATTGAACGACGTGAACCTCACCATCGAAAAAGGGGATATCTTCGGGATCATCGGCATGAGCGGCGCTGGAAAGTCCACCCTGCTGCGCTGCCTTTCCACCCTGGAAACCCCAACATCCGGCACGGTGGAGCTCGACGGCGTGAACCTCTCCAGCCTGGCCGGGCGGCAGCTCATCGAGACGCGCCGAAAAATGGGCGTGGTTTTTCAGGGCTACAACCTGCTGATGCAGCGCACCGTCGCGCAGAATGTCGCCTTCCCGCTCGAACTGGCCGGCGCGGATAAAGCCGCCATCAAAAAGCGGGTGGCCGAACTGCTCGATCTGGTGGGGCTTGGCGATAAGGCTGGCAGCTATCCTTCCCAGCTTTCCGGCGGCCAGAAGCAGCGCGTTGCAATCGCGCGGGCGCTCGCCACCAGCCCGGAGGTTCTCTTCTGCGACGAGCCGACCTCGGCGCTCGACAGCCTGACCACCAAGGCGGTGCTAGAGCTGCTCAAGGATATCAACCAGAAGATGAGCGTCACCATCGTCATCATCACCCATGAGATTTCGGTGGTCAAATCGATCTGCAATAAGGTCGCGGTCATCGACGCCGCGAATTTTGTCGAATGGGGCGGCACCAGGGAAATCTTCGAAGCGCCCAAGAGCGACATTACCAAACTTCTGCTGGGATATGAGGTGATTTCATAA
- a CDS encoding prolyl-tRNA synthetase associated domain-containing protein, with protein MTQREKALARLDEAGAPYELIEHPAVFTIEEMDKLGITLSGEVCKNLFLRDAKGRRHFLVVVQKDKHADLRALEKELESTRLSFASAERLEKYLGLHQGEVTPLGVVNDADAAVEVAFDKDLVGNPKLGVHPNDNTATVWIAFDDLRKVIEANGNAIRFVTV; from the coding sequence ATGACGCAACGGGAAAAAGCGCTTGCACGGCTGGACGAAGCCGGGGCGCCGTATGAATTGATCGAACATCCGGCGGTATTCACCATTGAGGAGATGGATAAACTCGGCATCACGCTTAGCGGGGAGGTATGCAAGAACCTCTTTCTGCGCGATGCAAAAGGCAGGCGGCATTTTCTGGTCGTGGTGCAAAAGGATAAGCACGCGGACCTGCGCGCTTTGGAAAAGGAGCTGGAATCCACCCGGCTGAGCTTTGCATCCGCCGAACGGCTGGAAAAATATCTGGGGCTGCATCAGGGGGAAGTCACGCCGCTTGGGGTGGTAAACGACGCGGACGCGGCGGTGGAAGTCGCGTTTGACAAGGATTTGGTGGGAAATCCAAAGCTGGGCGTGCATCCGAACGACAACACGGCGACCGTTTGGATTGCATTTGACGACCTTCGCAAAGTGATCGAAGCGAACGGCAATGCCATCCGGTTCGTAACGGTTTGA
- a CDS encoding helix-turn-helix domain-containing protein, translating to MGTIVNFGIKLKKLRTTQELSQDDLAKKLGLKRATISSYERGAMLPSVEVLRDLCNFFNVSADYLLDLSDVEHMDLDHLEDDQIVLINELAEQFNFLNRRAKGLEKP from the coding sequence ATGGGAACGATTGTGAATTTCGGAATAAAACTGAAAAAACTGCGTACTACGCAGGAATTGTCACAAGATGACCTTGCAAAAAAGCTGGGACTCAAACGTGCGACAATCAGTTCCTATGAACGCGGCGCGATGCTGCCGTCGGTCGAGGTGCTGCGCGACCTGTGCAATTTTTTCAACGTCTCCGCCGATTATCTGCTCGACCTCAGCGATGTGGAACATATGGACCTCGACCACCTGGAGGACGACCAGATCGTCCTCATCAACGAGCTGGCGGAACAGTTTAACTTCCTCAACCGCCGCGCGAAGGGCCTCGAAAAGCCTTGA
- a CDS encoding DEAD/DEAH box helicase produces the protein MANYSELQNVSPEILQAVERMGFTEMTEIQEKAIPVMLEGHEIIAKAPTGTGKTCAFGIPLIEKVDPDLLQVQAIVLCPTRELCTQITEDLRNLAFFKHGLKVVAVYGGQPIDKQIGALKRGAQVVVATPGRLLDHMHRRTINISKAKIAVLDEADEMLDMGFYKDVCKILDALPKEKQMVMFSATISREVMDIGWIYQRDTVELTVEPVQDSEPRISQYMIESVGRQKLADLVYILRANDYHRSIIFCNTKYSTASLAGQLTDRGFDAACLNGDMQQGERNRIMAKFKAGEIEILVATDVAARGIDVTDVDAVFNYEIPLENEYYTHRIGRTGRAKKAGTAYVFYGPDDRKRLDNIIRYTRSHVIELEFNEAGELVEKS, from the coding sequence ATGGCTAACTACAGCGAACTTCAAAATGTGTCGCCTGAAATTTTGCAGGCGGTGGAGCGGATGGGCTTCACAGAAATGACCGAAATTCAGGAAAAGGCAATCCCTGTCATGCTCGAAGGGCACGAGATCATCGCCAAAGCGCCCACCGGTACTGGAAAAACCTGTGCCTTTGGCATCCCGCTCATTGAAAAGGTCGATCCCGACCTGCTCCAGGTACAGGCGATTGTCCTCTGCCCCACCCGTGAGCTCTGCACCCAGATCACAGAGGATCTGCGCAACCTGGCATTTTTCAAACACGGGCTCAAAGTGGTTGCGGTCTACGGCGGCCAGCCGATCGATAAGCAGATCGGCGCGCTCAAACGCGGCGCGCAGGTTGTTGTCGCCACGCCGGGACGTCTGCTCGACCACATGCACCGGCGCACAATCAATATCTCCAAAGCCAAAATCGCCGTACTCGACGAGGCGGATGAGATGCTCGATATGGGGTTTTATAAGGATGTCTGCAAAATCCTTGACGCGCTGCCGAAGGAAAAGCAGATGGTCATGTTCTCAGCCACCATTTCCCGCGAAGTCATGGACATTGGCTGGATCTATCAGCGTGATACTGTGGAATTGACCGTCGAGCCTGTGCAGGACAGCGAGCCGAGAATCTCCCAGTATATGATCGAAAGCGTGGGCCGCCAAAAGCTGGCCGACCTGGTTTATATTCTGCGCGCGAACGACTATCACCGTTCAATTATCTTTTGCAACACAAAATATTCCACCGCCAGCCTTGCCGGGCAGCTCACCGACCGCGGTTTCGACGCGGCCTGCCTCAACGGAGATATGCAGCAGGGCGAACGCAACAGGATCATGGCGAAATTCAAGGCGGGCGAAATTGAAATCCTGGTTGCCACCGATGTGGCGGCGCGCGGCATCGACGTAACCGACGTAGACGCGGTTTTCAACTATGAAATCCCGCTGGAAAACGAATATTATACCCACCGCATCGGGCGCACAGGGCGCGCGAAAAAGGCCGGCACCGCCTATGTTTTCTATGGTCCGGACGACCGCAAGCGGCTCGACAACATCATCCGTTACACGCGTTCGCACGTGATCGAGCTGGAATTCAACGAAGCCGGCGAGCTGGTGGAGAAATCCTGA